A part of Fimbriimonadales bacterium genomic DNA contains:
- a CDS encoding peptidylprolyl isomerase, with product MISLVPALLLLFSPQANPRVSMEIENRGKLVIELFPKEAPKTVEHFLDLVKKGFYNGVRFHRVENKPRPFIAVTGDPLTKTLPLDDERIGTGGSGKKVPFEKNNVPFLNGTLGLVRDEKDENSGDSQFFICIGNQRFLDGRYVAFGRVVEGLELLPKIQRGDKIVRMTVINQMED from the coding sequence ATGATTTCTCTCGTACCTGCATTATTGCTTCTGTTTTCCCCGCAAGCGAACCCCCGGGTGAGCATGGAAATCGAAAACCGGGGAAAACTCGTGATAGAACTCTTTCCGAAGGAAGCCCCGAAAACGGTGGAACATTTTCTTGACCTCGTAAAAAAGGGCTTTTACAACGGCGTGCGTTTCCATCGAGTCGAGAATAAGCCGAGACCTTTTATCGCAGTCACAGGGGATCCATTGACGAAAACACTTCCTCTCGACGACGAGCGAATCGGCACGGGGGGGAGTGGAAAGAAAGTTCCTTTCGAGAAAAATAACGTTCCGTTTTTGAACGGCACGCTCGGACTCGTTCGCGATGAAAAGGATGAAAACAGTGGCGATAGCCAATTCTTTATTTGCATCGGAAATCAGCGATTTTTAGATGGAAGATATGTGGCATTCGGACGAGTAGTGGAAGGACTCGAACTCCTTCCGAAAATTCAGCGGGGGGATAAAATTGTTCGGATGACTGTGATTAATCAAATGGAAGATTAA
- a CDS encoding flagellar hook protein FlgE: MLQALLAGVSGIKAQQMRMNVIGNNLANVNTTAFKSSRVTFEEMIAQSIRGATRPSEGGLGGTNPLQYGLGVLIGSTDMNLEQGYLQTTGRKTDLAIQGNGYFLVGNGERIAYTRDGTIDLDAFGALVQTATGEKLLGWVADASGNIDTTTPLSANSFLTIPLGQLQAVQVTTSAKFAGNLGALATPTDSWEVTFRVYDSLGGAHDIEITFSNHQVPPSGSPPPGAVSSWDWSASEGSTLVGSSATTGQPLYFDANGALINQGASQIISITPSNGAPVFNVNLNFDAITQMAADSQVVLTDQDGFPPGVLVDFRIGLDGTITGIFANGLTRHLGQIALAQFPNAAGLERIGNNLWQASENSGLPVIGPPRSGGRGVIHGGFLEGSNVDLGSEFTELIITQRGFQANTKIVTTVDEMLQELLNVKR; the protein is encoded by the coding sequence ATGCTTCAAGCATTATTAGCCGGAGTCTCCGGCATAAAAGCGCAGCAAATGCGCATGAATGTCATTGGAAATAACTTAGCGAACGTCAACACGACGGCTTTCAAAAGCAGTCGAGTGACTTTCGAAGAAATGATTGCGCAAAGTATCCGGGGGGCAACGCGTCCATCGGAGGGGGGGCTCGGAGGAACGAACCCCCTTCAGTACGGGCTCGGAGTTTTGATCGGTAGCACGGATATGAACCTCGAGCAGGGATATCTCCAAACAACGGGGCGAAAAACCGACCTCGCCATTCAAGGTAATGGTTATTTCCTCGTGGGAAACGGCGAGCGAATCGCCTACACTCGCGATGGAACGATCGATTTGGACGCTTTCGGCGCGCTCGTGCAAACCGCAACAGGCGAAAAACTGCTCGGTTGGGTGGCGGACGCTTCCGGAAATATAGACACCACCACACCTTTGAGTGCGAATAGTTTTCTCACGATTCCTTTAGGGCAGTTGCAAGCCGTTCAGGTTACGACGTCGGCGAAATTTGCCGGAAACCTCGGAGCACTCGCAACACCGACGGATTCTTGGGAAGTTACTTTCCGAGTCTACGACAGTCTCGGGGGGGCGCACGACATCGAAATCACGTTTTCGAACCATCAAGTTCCTCCTTCCGGCTCACCCCCACCTGGTGCGGTTTCGAGTTGGGATTGGAGCGCAAGCGAAGGTTCGACTCTCGTGGGGAGTTCAGCAACGACTGGACAACCACTCTATTTCGACGCGAACGGGGCACTCATCAATCAAGGCGCTTCGCAAATCATTTCTATAACGCCTTCGAACGGTGCTCCTGTGTTTAATGTAAATTTGAATTTCGATGCGATAACGCAGATGGCTGCCGATTCGCAAGTGGTCTTAACAGACCAAGATGGGTTTCCACCGGGAGTACTCGTTGATTTCAGGATTGGCTTGGATGGCACGATCACGGGGATCTTCGCAAACGGGTTGACCAGGCACTTGGGACAAATCGCTTTGGCGCAGTTTCCGAATGCCGCAGGATTGGAACGCATCGGAAATAACTTGTGGCAGGCATCGGAAAATTCTGGGCTTCCCGTTATCGGACCTCCGCGTTCAGGAGGAAGAGGCGTAATCCATGGAGGCTTCTTGGAGGGTTCGAATGTGGATTTGGGAAGCGAATTCACGGAGTTGATTATCACCCAGCGTGGTTTCCAAGCGAACACAAAAATCGTGACGACGGTTGATGAGATGCTTCAGGAACTGCTGAATGTGAAACGGTAA